One genomic segment of Drosophila melanogaster chromosome 3R includes these proteins:
- the beta-PheRS gene encoding Phenylalanyl-tRNA synthetase, beta-subunit, producing MPTIGVKRDLLFEALGKTYTDDEFQDLCFAFGLELDEVTTEKQMLTKEQGDVAAAANASEEIIYRIDIPANRYDLLCLEGLVTGLLVFQGKLKPPKFQFVELAKRQVLKIDPSTAQIRPYAVAAVLRNVTFTQASYNSFIDLQDKLHQNICRKRTLVAIGTHDLDTLQGPFSYEALAPDQIKFKPLNQTKEMTGSELMDFYSTHAQLKQYLPIIRESPVYPVIYDANRVVLSLPPIINGDHSKITLKTKNVFIECTATDRTKAKVVLDTIVCLFSEHCAQKFTVEPCDVVQPDGSVISYPELEVREERISVKRANAYIGIDEPAEKLADMLTRMYLEAKVDGDSLVVKIPPTRHDVIHACDIYEDVAIAYGYNNIKKSLPAFMQIAKQFPLNKLTEQLREQVAQAGFTEALTFTLCSRDDIGRKLNKNIDALPAVHIGNPKTLEFQVVRTTLLPGLLKTLVANRKMPLPLKLFEISDVVVADESTEVGARNERRVCAVNCNKTAGFEVVHGLLDRVMQLLSVPWKSASGTKGYYLQATEDPSYFPGRCANVMYDGVVIGKIGVLHPTVLQAFELTTPCSAVEFTIEPFV from the exons ATGCCCACCATTGGAGTTAAACGTGATCTGCTCTTCGAGGCGCTCGGCAAGACGTACA CCGATGATGAGTTCCAGGATCTCTGCTTTGCCTTCGGGTTGGAGCTGGACGAAGTG ACCACGGAGAAGCAGATGCTGACCAAGGAACAGGGCGATGTGGCAGCGGCGGCCAATGCCAGCGAGGAGATCATATACAGAATCGACATACCCGCCAATCGGTATGATCTGCTCTGTTTAGAGGGCTTGGTCACGGGTCTGCTGGTATTCCAGGGAAA ACTCAAGCCCCCTAAGTTCCAGTTTGTGGAGCTGGCCAAGAGGCAGGTGCTGAAGATTGACCCTTCGACGGCGCAGATCCGTCCGTACGCTGTGGCCGCTGTGCTCCGGAACGTGACTTTTACGCAGGCCTCCTACAACAGCTTCATCGATCTGCAGGACAAGCTGCATCAGAACATCTGCCGGAAGCGTACTCTGGTGGCTATCGGAACGCACGATCTGGACACCCTACAGGGACCCTTCAGTTACGAGGCTCTGGCGCCGGATCAAATCAAGTTCAAACCACTTAACCAAACCAAGGAGATGACTGGCAGCGAGCTCATGGACTTCTATTCCACGCATGCGCAGCTGAAGCAATATCTGCCAATCATTCGGGAATCACCGGTTTATCCAGTGATCTACGATGCCAACCGTGTGGTGCTTTCACTGCCGCCCATCATCAACGGTGATCATTCCAAGATTACGCTGAAGACCAAGAACGTATTCATCGAGTGCACGGCCACGGATAGAACGAAGGCAAAAGTGGTGCTGGACACCATTGTGTGCCTCTTTTCCGAGCACTGCGCCCAGAAGTTTACCGTGGAGCCGTGCGATGTGGTGCAACCCGATGGCAGTGTGATCTCCTATCCGGAACTGGAGGTGCGCGAGGAGAGGATATCGGTAAAGCGCGCCAATGCCTATATTGGCATCGATGAGCCGGCGGAAAAGCTCGCAGATATGCTGACGCGCATGTATCTGGAGGCCAAGGTCGATGGCGACTCGCTGGTGGTTAAGATCCCGCCCACACGGCACGACGTCATCCACGCGTGCGACATCTACGAGGACGTGGCTATTGCCTACGGCTACAACAACATTAAGAAGTCCCTGCCTGCATTCATGCAAATTGCCAAGCAATTCCCACTTAACAAACTGACCGAACAACTGCGCGAACAGGTGGCCCAGGCGGGCTTCACCGAGGCGCTGACCTTTACGCTCTGCTCACGGGATGACATTGGGCGCAAGCTGAACAAGAACATCGACGCCTTGCCGGCCGTGCACATAGGCAATCCCAAGACCCTGGAGTTCCAAGTAGTGCGCACGACCCTATTGCCCGGTCTCCTCAAGACGCTGGTGGCCAATCGCAAGATGCCGCTACCCCTGAAGCTCTTCGAGATCAGCGACGTGGTGGTTGCGGATGAGAGCACGGAAGTTGGTGCTCGCAATGAGCGAAGGGTGTGTGCTGTAAACTGCAATAAGACCGCTGGTTTCGAGGTGGTTCACGGCCTGCTAGATCGCGTGATGCAATTGCTCTCTGTGCCCTGGAAATCGGCCAGCGGGACCAAGGGCTATTACCTTCAGGCCACCGAGG aTCCCAGCTACTTCCCCGGTCGCTGTGCTAATGTAATGTACGACGGTGTTGTCATCGGCAAGATTGGGGTTTTGCATCCCACAGTGCTGCAAGCCTTCGAGCTGACCACGCCTTGTTCGGCGGTGGAATTCACCATTGAGCCTTTCGTCTAA